In Methylophaga thalassica, one genomic interval encodes:
- a CDS encoding FUSC family protein, translated as MASSSVLTLKQAAKQWLNEDGLTWNFIIQGLVALFLTLWLAMRLELPQPAVACITVVIVMQPQSGQVLVKGLFRFLGTLIGCVVMLILVALVAQERVLFLLAVAVWIGLCAAGAMAFRDYRSYAFVLAGYTATLIGIPAIQSPDMAFMLAVWRVLEISLGIFIATVISATLFPQTSGQAIQKAVSQRFGDFADFIVTSLENPEQQTMYENKMMLFATQSVGLENLRYVSSIEDYSTKLRKQRLARLNQEFMQLTTRYAGLHMLLNRIRQDAPTSVMVAIERCLKTVKQTLLPVRHATLTSQQAADLANEIFSRQAQLRQKIREERQFLPGHISEADQRDFDTACELIFRLFDEMRLYCETQSTLAAEQHHYERQRVTFSTKMNPVGALITGLRTSLIVLLFGTFWIETAWPSGSTFAMVAIAISAIVTTTPNPARSAKQITLGTILAALSGTLINLLLLPHLDGFALLCFALAVPLIVGLYLSTKPKYTGYGMGLLIFFCLGAIPLNQAVYDTAATLNNYIALILAQSMVAVILTVIIPADNRFVWQRLNKEMRHQIMALFNRQRSQRRHQFESQTRDLLSQSYGFAGDSPQQYKTLLKTCFSVQIVGHALMEIDDVEQRLSSSGGLNDDWKWYKQGLNKALITVFERPTANHRISALGHLEKMMAWLQPYTSDIVHFDESIPKQILSYLHFIRNVLLDNYLFAEPLPAGVKS; from the coding sequence ATGGCTTCCAGCAGCGTGTTGACGCTAAAACAGGCAGCAAAACAGTGGTTAAATGAAGATGGACTGACCTGGAATTTTATTATTCAGGGTTTGGTCGCTTTATTTCTGACTTTATGGCTTGCCATGCGACTGGAGTTACCACAACCTGCCGTGGCCTGTATCACCGTGGTTATTGTCATGCAGCCACAGAGCGGGCAGGTGCTGGTCAAGGGATTATTTCGCTTTCTAGGCACCTTGATTGGTTGTGTTGTGATGCTCATTCTGGTTGCATTAGTCGCTCAGGAGCGTGTGTTGTTTCTGTTAGCTGTAGCTGTGTGGATTGGTCTTTGTGCTGCTGGGGCAATGGCATTTCGGGATTATCGTTCCTATGCTTTTGTGCTGGCGGGCTATACAGCCACATTGATTGGCATTCCGGCCATACAAAGCCCAGATATGGCCTTTATGTTAGCGGTGTGGCGAGTACTGGAAATTAGCCTTGGTATATTCATTGCCACGGTGATCAGTGCCACCCTATTTCCACAAACATCGGGTCAGGCAATTCAAAAAGCGGTCAGCCAGCGTTTTGGTGACTTTGCTGATTTTATTGTTACCAGTCTGGAAAACCCCGAGCAGCAGACAATGTATGAAAACAAAATGATGCTGTTTGCAACGCAGTCTGTAGGTTTGGAAAACCTTAGGTATGTCAGTAGTATAGAAGATTATTCTACCAAGTTACGTAAACAAAGGTTGGCGCGTTTAAACCAGGAGTTTATGCAGTTAACGACCCGTTATGCAGGCTTGCATATGCTTTTGAATCGTATCAGACAGGATGCACCAACGTCGGTAATGGTGGCTATTGAACGCTGTTTAAAGACGGTCAAACAGACATTGCTGCCTGTTCGTCATGCCACGTTGACCTCGCAACAGGCTGCTGATCTGGCAAATGAAATTTTTTCCCGTCAAGCACAACTGAGACAGAAAATTCGTGAAGAGCGACAGTTTCTTCCTGGTCATATCAGTGAAGCAGATCAGCGGGATTTTGACACGGCCTGTGAGTTAATTTTTCGTTTGTTTGATGAAATGCGATTGTATTGTGAAACACAGTCCACGCTGGCGGCTGAGCAACATCATTACGAACGACAGCGTGTGACATTCAGTACCAAAATGAACCCTGTTGGTGCACTGATAACTGGATTAAGAACCAGTCTTATCGTTTTGTTATTTGGCACATTTTGGATTGAAACTGCTTGGCCAAGTGGTAGTACATTCGCGATGGTCGCCATTGCGATTTCTGCCATTGTGACCACAACACCAAACCCGGCCAGATCAGCCAAACAGATCACCCTGGGAACCATATTGGCAGCGCTGAGTGGCACACTTATTAATTTGCTTCTGCTACCGCATTTGGATGGTTTTGCTTTGTTGTGTTTTGCTCTTGCTGTTCCCTTGATAGTGGGACTTTATCTTTCCACTAAACCAAAATATACCGGTTATGGCATGGGCCTACTTATCTTCTTTTGTTTAGGTGCTATTCCGCTCAACCAAGCGGTTTACGATACAGCGGCGACCTTAAATAACTATATTGCCTTGATACTGGCTCAGAGTATGGTGGCTGTGATTTTGACCGTTATTATTCCTGCTGATAATCGTTTCGTCTGGCAACGACTGAATAAGGAAATGCGTCATCAAATAATGGCTTTATTCAACCGTCAGCGTTCTCAACGTCGCCATCAATTTGAGAGCCAGACACGGGACTTATTAAGTCAGTCCTATGGCTTTGCCGGTGACTCACCACAACAATATAAAACATTATTAAAAACCTGCTTCTCAGTGCAGATAGTCGGCCATGCATTGATGGAGATCGATGATGTTGAACAACGACTTTCATCATCAGGTGGGCTGAATGACGATTGGAAATGGTATAAACAGGGATTAAATAAAGCGTTGATAACGGTGTTTGAAAGACCTACTGCCAATCACAGGATAAGTGCTTTAGGGCATCTGGAGAAAATGATGGCCTGGTTGCAGCCATATACCTCAGACATTGTGCATTTTGATGAATCTATTCCTAAACAGATATTGAGCTATCTGCACTTTATTAGAAACGTCTTGCTTGATAACTACCTGTTTGCTGAGCCTTTACCTGCTGGAGTGAAGTCATGA
- a CDS encoding DUF1656 domain-containing protein — translation MMDVMREWSISGVIFPAITGLFVLSLMLMWLLDMLFARLGVYRYVWHPALFKLSVFVCLFCFTAFMVYQ, via the coding sequence ATGATGGATGTGATGCGTGAGTGGAGTATCTCTGGTGTGATCTTTCCTGCCATCACTGGCCTGTTTGTTTTGAGTTTAATGCTGATGTGGTTATTGGATATGCTGTTTGCCCGTTTAGGTGTCTACCGTTATGTCTGGCATCCGGCACTGTTTAAACTGAGTGTGTTTGTCTGTTTATTTTGTTTCACTGCTTTTATGGTCTATCAATAG
- a CDS encoding efflux transporter outer membrane subunit, with the protein MKTLFLLFPYTMLLLLSACISSEGIVPQSDVPVDNTFQLSEHVQEIQEDAAWPTDQWWQCFQDEQLNQLMQLAVSQSPSVQEAQARIRLATSLAAQTDAALSPTMDAEAQINRKRWPTDYFYGPGELGGTTSWNNTGLLSLHYDPDIWNKNSLQSEVALSEIKKQTAKSQIAKLNIESALMSSYIQLSLNHDELELAQQAVNTYQEKLDVIKAQLKMGLNTEVAVHQAETQLADAEAKLEAVKDHIVIAKHAIAALLGKGPAFADSLKPPHLKRTEEVSLPSHIPAELLGHRPDVVASRWLVFSANKHIDIAHTAFYPNINLSAAIGFMAVNGSVLSVFSHDKLTYDAGPAISLPIFDAGRIRGELSEATASYDMTVALYKKTLTEAMQQIADSAVSLKSSLTQSATLASAVKASHQAYLHANDAYEVGLTDYLPVLEAKLAWLQQQLFSQQINAQVLQYRADLIIALGGGLTTEDDGPKQAALRYQEKP; encoded by the coding sequence GTGAAAACGTTATTTCTTCTTTTCCCTTACACGATGTTGCTACTTTTGTCTGCTTGCATCAGCTCTGAGGGTATTGTGCCGCAGAGTGACGTGCCGGTAGATAACACCTTCCAATTAAGCGAACATGTGCAAGAAATACAAGAAGATGCGGCGTGGCCGACAGATCAGTGGTGGCAATGTTTTCAGGATGAACAACTTAATCAGTTAATGCAGCTTGCCGTCAGCCAGAGCCCATCGGTGCAGGAAGCACAGGCAAGGATTCGGCTGGCGACGTCATTAGCGGCACAGACCGATGCTGCTTTATCGCCAACAATGGATGCTGAAGCTCAAATTAACCGTAAACGTTGGCCGACGGATTATTTCTATGGTCCGGGCGAGTTGGGCGGTACCACCAGTTGGAATAATACAGGCTTACTCAGCCTCCACTATGATCCTGATATTTGGAATAAAAACTCACTGCAAAGTGAAGTGGCATTAAGTGAGATTAAAAAGCAAACGGCAAAAAGCCAGATAGCGAAGCTGAATATCGAATCCGCATTAATGTCTTCATATATTCAACTGTCACTGAATCACGATGAGCTGGAACTGGCTCAGCAGGCTGTGAACACCTATCAAGAGAAGCTTGATGTGATAAAAGCACAGCTGAAAATGGGCTTGAATACCGAAGTTGCGGTACATCAGGCTGAAACGCAGCTTGCTGACGCCGAGGCAAAACTTGAAGCAGTTAAGGATCATATTGTGATAGCCAAACATGCAATTGCGGCCTTATTAGGTAAAGGTCCAGCGTTTGCTGACAGTCTAAAACCACCACACTTAAAGAGAACAGAAGAGGTGTCTTTACCCAGTCATATACCAGCTGAATTACTTGGGCATAGGCCGGATGTGGTGGCAAGCCGCTGGTTAGTGTTCAGTGCGAATAAACATATTGATATTGCTCATACTGCCTTTTATCCGAATATTAATCTTTCCGCTGCTATCGGTTTCATGGCTGTTAACGGAAGCGTATTAAGTGTTTTTAGTCATGACAAACTGACCTACGATGCAGGACCAGCCATCTCTCTGCCGATTTTTGATGCAGGCAGAATTAGAGGTGAGTTATCTGAAGCAACGGCCAGTTATGATATGACAGTGGCTTTGTATAAAAAAACCTTAACTGAGGCGATGCAGCAAATTGCAGATAGTGCCGTCTCACTGAAAAGTTCGCTGACACAATCAGCAACACTGGCCTCTGCTGTTAAGGCATCACATCAGGCATATCTACATGCAAATGACGCCTATGAAGTGGGGCTGACGGATTATTTACCCGTACTGGAGGCCAAACTGGCCTGGTTACAGCAACAGCTTTTTTCTCAACAAATAAATGCGCAGGTGCTGCAATATCGGGCTGACCTCATTATTGCATTAGGCGGAGGGCTGACCACAGAGGATGATGGTCCAAAACAAGCTGCACTTCGGTATCAGGAAAAACCTTAA
- a CDS encoding Lrp/AsnC family transcriptional regulator: MITSFILIQTERTKITQVAETLADVDGISEVYSVSGNYDLVAIARVKDNDELATLVTNKIVDIEAITKTETMLAFRVYSKHDLDSMFSIGL, from the coding sequence ATGATTACCTCATTTATTTTAATTCAAACTGAACGTACGAAAATTACCCAAGTTGCTGAAACACTGGCGGATGTGGATGGTATCAGTGAAGTGTATTCTGTCAGCGGCAATTACGACCTGGTCGCCATTGCCCGGGTTAAGGATAATGATGAACTGGCCACCTTAGTCACCAACAAAATTGTCGATATCGAAGCGATTACGAAAACTGAGACCATGTTGGCTTTTCGCGTTTATAGCAAACATGATCTCGACTCAATGTTTTCAATCGGACTCTAG
- a CDS encoding LysR family transcriptional regulator, protein MDTIESMKTFLQVNESGSFTKAAERLETSSANVSRAISALEQHLSTRLLHRTTRRIALTEAGQRYLLRCEQILANVEEAEAEARDAQMNPVGRLRLHAMPALANKYLVKAVSAYRELYPAVSFDITLANRIPELIEEGIDVSIIMAPQLPDSSLIAKVIGQTYSILCASPAYLAEHGMPTNPADLEQHQGIKMASSVLPLDYWELTSAIGDASVDIKNSPFQVNVGSTVKQAIMHGMGIGMIPIFSVVDELASGSLIRVLPDYRGTLFNVYALYPSRAYLDAKTSSWVDFLSLHLPDELARDSERLTE, encoded by the coding sequence ATGGATACCATTGAATCAATGAAAACCTTTTTACAGGTAAATGAAAGCGGCAGTTTTACTAAGGCAGCAGAAAGACTGGAAACCAGCTCAGCTAACGTGTCACGTGCCATATCTGCCTTAGAACAGCACCTTAGCACTCGTTTATTACACAGAACTACGCGTCGAATCGCATTAACTGAAGCCGGCCAACGCTACCTGCTGCGATGTGAACAGATATTAGCGAATGTGGAAGAAGCGGAAGCGGAAGCACGGGATGCTCAGATGAATCCGGTTGGACGACTTAGACTTCATGCAATGCCGGCCTTGGCAAACAAATATCTTGTTAAAGCCGTTAGCGCGTATAGAGAGCTTTATCCGGCTGTTTCCTTTGATATCACACTGGCAAACCGTATTCCTGAGTTGATTGAGGAAGGTATTGATGTCTCGATCATCATGGCGCCACAACTGCCTGACTCCAGTCTGATAGCAAAAGTGATTGGTCAGACCTACAGCATATTGTGTGCCTCCCCAGCGTATTTAGCCGAGCACGGCATGCCTACAAACCCGGCTGACTTAGAGCAACATCAGGGTATAAAAATGGCTTCTAGCGTGCTGCCATTAGATTACTGGGAACTAACCTCAGCCATTGGCGACGCCAGCGTTGATATTAAAAATTCGCCCTTTCAAGTCAATGTAGGCAGCACCGTCAAACAAGCGATTATGCATGGTATGGGAATAGGGATGATTCCTATATTCAGTGTCGTTGATGAGTTAGCATCAGGTTCATTGATACGGGTATTACCTGACTATCGAGGCACGTTATTTAATGTCTATGCTCTCTACCCATCGCGGGCTTATCTGGATGCAAAAACCAGTAGTTGGGTCGATTTTTTAAGTCTTCACTTGCCCGATGAGCTCGCCAGGGATTCTGAACGTCTGACAGAATGA
- the fldB gene encoding flavodoxin FldB produces the protein MIAVIYGSTTGNTSDAAVKIAKILGEDQVELFDVKDVGLAALEFFDNIIFAIPTWDYGEVQADWQDVWDEIDEVDFSSKTVAFLGMGDQFAYAEWFQDAMGMLHDKVLARGAKVIGHWPVEGYEFNASKALTADKQFFVGLALDEDCQPELTESRLNQWCQQLKSSLLKAA, from the coding sequence ATGATTGCAGTTATTTATGGTTCAACCACAGGCAATACCTCAGACGCAGCAGTAAAAATAGCCAAAATCCTGGGTGAAGATCAGGTTGAGCTATTTGATGTAAAAGATGTCGGACTGGCTGCGCTGGAGTTTTTTGACAATATCATCTTTGCTATCCCTACCTGGGATTATGGTGAGGTGCAGGCAGACTGGCAGGATGTCTGGGACGAGATTGATGAAGTCGACTTCTCCAGTAAAACCGTGGCCTTTCTCGGAATGGGTGATCAATTTGCCTACGCCGAGTGGTTTCAGGACGCAATGGGTATGTTGCACGATAAAGTGCTGGCTAGAGGGGCTAAAGTTATTGGTCACTGGCCTGTGGAGGGGTATGAGTTTAATGCCTCAAAAGCCTTGACGGCTGATAAGCAGTTTTTTGTTGGCTTAGCTTTGGATGAAGACTGTCAGCCAGAACTGACGGAAAGTCGACTCAATCAGTGGTGTCAGCAACTGAAATCGAGCTTATTGAAAGCAGCATAA
- a CDS encoding efflux RND transporter periplasmic adaptor subunit: MKKFISYLVTLCFFLAASFLAYSLWQKYMHSPWTRDGRVRAEIINVAPDVSGIVTEVAVKDNQEVKKGDLLMAVDAERYALAVKNAEAVVANKKTLLEMYQAQAKRRQAMDKRTVSRESKIDADHQSSAALADYHSAVAKLNAAKLDLERTKVYAKTDGYITNLNVYVGDYAHTGQAMMALIDKHSFWVYGYFEETKLALLKVNDPVDIELMNGVILSGHVESIARGIYDSDNPESRDLVADVNPTFNWVRLEQRIPVRIALDDVPEQTLLVAGMTCTVIVKNNKADTEPAVTGSMSAK, encoded by the coding sequence ATGAAGAAGTTTATAAGTTATCTTGTCACCTTATGTTTTTTTCTGGCCGCCAGTTTTCTGGCCTACAGCTTATGGCAGAAGTATATGCATTCACCCTGGACACGTGACGGGCGTGTGCGTGCCGAGATTATTAATGTCGCACCAGACGTGTCAGGTATCGTTACTGAAGTCGCTGTCAAAGATAATCAGGAAGTGAAAAAAGGGGATTTGCTGATGGCAGTAGATGCGGAGCGTTATGCCTTAGCCGTCAAAAATGCAGAAGCAGTGGTTGCAAACAAAAAAACACTTCTGGAAATGTATCAGGCCCAGGCCAAACGCCGTCAGGCCATGGATAAACGCACGGTTTCCCGTGAAAGTAAGATTGATGCGGATCACCAATCCTCGGCAGCACTAGCCGATTACCATTCGGCAGTGGCGAAGTTGAATGCGGCTAAACTGGATTTGGAAAGAACAAAAGTTTATGCAAAAACAGATGGTTATATAACAAACTTAAATGTCTACGTAGGTGATTATGCACACACAGGACAGGCGATGATGGCATTAATCGACAAACATTCTTTCTGGGTATACGGCTATTTTGAAGAGACAAAACTGGCTTTACTCAAAGTGAATGATCCCGTCGATATTGAACTGATGAATGGGGTAATACTCAGTGGTCATGTTGAGAGTATTGCCAGAGGCATTTATGACAGTGATAATCCGGAGAGTCGTGATCTGGTAGCGGATGTGAATCCCACTTTCAACTGGGTTCGTCTGGAGCAACGTATACCGGTGCGTATCGCTTTAGATGATGTTCCCGAACAGACGCTGCTAGTTGCGGGTATGACTTGTACGGTGATCGTGAAAAATAATAAAGCTGACACTGAGCCTGCCGTCACAGGTTCAATGTCAGCGAAGTAA
- a CDS encoding efflux RND transporter permease subunit: protein MIASILRFSIERRGLMLSLIILLMAAGAWSYQHLPIDAVPDITNVQVQINTKAEGYSPLETEQRITYPVERALAGIPQLSYTRSISRYGLSQVTVVFKEGTDLYFARNLLNNRLASIKSELPDGLEPEMGPIASGLGEIFVYTVSAQPKARQANGQPYDMTALREIQDWIIQPRLTRVPGITEVNTIGGYAKQYHIQPDPQKMLEFGISFGDIQQALKANNSNRGAGYIERYGQQLLVRSPGQLQTIDDIEQVVVKQMSGTPIKIMDIADVAIGKTLRTGAATQNGQETVMGTAMMLIGENSREVAKRVAAELNQIQLTLPDGVIAEAVYDRTTLVDKAIATVQKNLLEGALLVIVVLFLLLGNIRAAFITAAVIPLAMLATITGMVQAGISANLMSLGALDFGLIVDGAVIIVENSVRRLSLAQSGRDAVLPLNERLAVVFDASNEVIRPSLFGMLIITLVYIPLFTLTGVEGKMFEPMAATVVLALLAAMMMSLTIVPAAVAVFMKGKVKESESLIISASKSIYRPLLIWSLKLRWLVIVAAFVLVACSLMLASKMGTEFIPQLNEGDIALHALRTTGTSLQQSIDMQEVLEHRLKQFPQVDKVYAKIGTPEVATDPMPPNVADTFLILKPRKDWPNPALPKSALIKQIETAAKDLPGNNYEFTQPIEMRFNELISGVRADVAIKVFGDDLEQLKQSAQSILTIIKEIPGQADARLEQVSGLPMVSVEPKRLALSRYGLSVDDLQTMLSTAIGGQDAGLIYEGDRRFKLVIRLADERRQDMGALSELPVSLPSGRYVPLSEIATIKLVDVPSQISRENAKRRVVVTANVRDRDLGSFVQEAQQKLEQQLTLPDGYWLEFGGTFEQLASASQRLAIVVPVTLFGILLLLVTMLGSVKDAAIIFTGVPLALTGGIVALLLRDMPLSISAAVGFIALSGIAVLNGLVMLSFIRDHWHQNGDLYKAIVEGAMLRLRPVMMTALVASLGFVPMALNTGTGAEIQRPLATVVIGGIVSSTLLTLIVLPALYLLVHHRKN, encoded by the coding sequence ATGATTGCTTCAATTTTACGTTTCTCTATTGAGCGACGTGGTCTTATGTTGTCATTAATTATCTTACTAATGGCAGCTGGTGCTTGGAGTTACCAGCATTTACCTATTGATGCGGTACCGGATATCACCAATGTGCAGGTACAGATTAATACCAAAGCTGAGGGGTATTCGCCGTTAGAAACCGAGCAGCGTATTACCTACCCCGTTGAGCGTGCGCTGGCGGGTATTCCTCAGTTGTCGTATACACGATCGATTTCTCGTTATGGTCTATCGCAGGTCACCGTCGTATTTAAAGAGGGGACGGATTTATATTTCGCCCGAAATCTGCTAAATAACCGTCTGGCTAGTATCAAAAGTGAACTGCCTGATGGCTTGGAGCCCGAAATGGGGCCGATTGCCTCCGGATTGGGTGAGATTTTTGTTTATACCGTTTCTGCTCAACCAAAAGCCCGACAAGCCAATGGTCAACCCTATGATATGACGGCGTTACGTGAAATACAGGACTGGATTATTCAGCCCCGGTTAACGCGTGTACCAGGGATTACCGAGGTCAATACGATAGGCGGCTATGCTAAGCAATACCATATCCAACCTGATCCACAAAAAATGCTGGAGTTTGGTATCAGCTTTGGCGACATCCAACAGGCATTAAAAGCAAACAATAGTAATCGTGGTGCCGGTTATATCGAGCGTTATGGACAGCAATTACTGGTGCGTTCTCCAGGACAGTTACAAACCATCGATGATATCGAGCAGGTCGTGGTGAAGCAGATGTCAGGCACGCCAATCAAGATTATGGATATTGCTGATGTCGCTATCGGTAAAACGCTAAGAACAGGGGCTGCTACCCAGAATGGTCAGGAAACGGTGATGGGCACGGCGATGATGCTGATAGGGGAGAACTCACGTGAGGTCGCCAAACGGGTTGCTGCTGAGTTAAACCAGATTCAGTTGACGCTACCTGACGGCGTTATTGCCGAAGCGGTATATGACAGAACTACACTAGTCGATAAAGCGATTGCCACCGTTCAGAAAAATTTATTGGAAGGCGCATTATTGGTCATTGTGGTGTTGTTTTTATTACTGGGTAACATTCGCGCTGCATTTATCACTGCCGCCGTGATTCCACTTGCCATGTTGGCAACCATAACTGGCATGGTTCAGGCTGGTATTTCTGCCAACCTGATGAGTCTGGGCGCACTGGATTTTGGCCTGATTGTCGATGGTGCAGTGATTATTGTGGAAAACAGTGTGCGGCGTTTATCACTGGCTCAGTCTGGTCGTGATGCAGTTTTACCATTAAATGAACGGCTGGCGGTTGTGTTTGATGCGAGCAATGAAGTAATTCGACCCAGCTTATTTGGCATGTTGATTATTACACTGGTTTACATCCCTTTATTCACCTTGACTGGGGTGGAAGGCAAGATGTTTGAACCCATGGCAGCGACAGTCGTGCTGGCTTTGCTGGCAGCAATGATGATGTCACTGACCATTGTGCCTGCCGCTGTGGCTGTGTTTATGAAAGGCAAAGTCAAAGAAAGTGAAAGTCTGATTATTTCTGCCAGCAAATCGATTTACCGGCCGCTGTTGATATGGAGTCTGAAGTTACGTTGGTTGGTGATAGTTGCTGCGTTTGTGTTGGTAGCCTGTTCACTGATGTTGGCATCAAAAATGGGTACAGAGTTTATTCCTCAGCTCAATGAAGGCGATATTGCCTTACATGCCTTACGCACCACCGGTACCAGTCTGCAGCAATCGATAGACATGCAGGAAGTACTGGAACATCGGCTGAAACAGTTTCCACAGGTGGATAAGGTCTACGCCAAAATCGGTACGCCTGAAGTAGCGACCGACCCTATGCCACCGAATGTGGCTGATACCTTTCTAATATTAAAGCCAAGAAAAGACTGGCCTAATCCGGCATTGCCAAAGTCAGCGCTTATCAAGCAAATCGAGACAGCTGCGAAGGACTTGCCTGGCAATAACTATGAATTCACCCAACCCATTGAGATGCGTTTTAACGAGTTGATCTCAGGTGTCAGGGCGGATGTGGCCATAAAAGTGTTTGGTGATGATCTGGAACAGCTTAAACAATCAGCACAATCGATTTTAACTATTATCAAAGAGATACCAGGCCAAGCGGATGCCAGACTGGAACAAGTCAGTGGTTTACCCATGGTCTCAGTAGAACCCAAACGCCTGGCGCTATCGCGTTATGGCCTCAGTGTGGATGACTTGCAGACTATGCTGTCCACCGCGATTGGTGGTCAGGATGCGGGGTTAATCTATGAAGGCGATCGACGCTTTAAACTGGTTATTCGATTAGCTGATGAACGACGACAGGATATGGGGGCACTCTCTGAGTTACCCGTGTCTTTGCCTTCTGGTCGTTATGTGCCGCTATCGGAGATAGCAACCATTAAACTTGTTGATGTGCCAAGCCAAATCTCGCGTGAAAATGCGAAACGTCGTGTTGTGGTCACAGCTAATGTCAGAGATCGTGATCTGGGGTCTTTTGTGCAGGAAGCTCAGCAAAAACTTGAGCAGCAACTGACATTACCTGATGGTTATTGGCTGGAGTTTGGTGGTACCTTTGAACAGCTAGCCTCAGCCAGTCAACGGCTGGCTATCGTAGTACCTGTCACCTTATTTGGCATTTTATTGTTATTGGTGACCATGCTGGGTTCTGTTAAGGATGCCGCTATTATCTTCACCGGAGTACCGTTGGCCTTAACCGGTGGCATTGTGGCTTTATTGTTAAGGGATATGCCTCTATCGATTTCAGCGGCTGTCGGTTTTATTGCCCTGTCCGGTATTGCGGTATTAAATGGTTTGGTGATGTTGTCATTTATTCGTGATCATTGGCACCAAAACGGCGATCTCTATAAAGCGATTGTGGAGGGGGCGATGTTACGATTGCGTCCGGTCATGATGACTGCTTTAGTCGCTAGTCTTGGTTTTGTTCCTATGGCACTGAATACGGGTACCGGTGCAGAGATACAACGACCATTAGCAACGGTGGTCATAGGCGGTATTGTGTCATCCACCTTACTTACCCTGATCGTATTACCGGCTTTATATCTGCTGGTACATCATCGTAAAAACTAG